CAGTCAAAAACGAAATTACAACTTTTCGCCTACATACGCTACATCGTTGATCCTTATtaaaaaaggcataaggtccaccgatggacagttaagtgtGGGCGATGATATAATACCCGGAAACAGAAACTTAACTAATGCCACAATCAGGTTAGTTAAATGTACGCAGAACAGGAATTAAGACTCGGATTTAGGCGAATGCACAGACGCGTAGCGTTTTGCGTCAAAAATAGGTATCTATCAAACTATCCATTTTCCCACACTACAATTTAATGCAATCAACTTTGCGTTTGCTTTGCGTTTTACGGTAATTTCTCGCATCAAAGCAAGTGGTATATCAAGGACCATCTAGTCAACTTTAGTGTCGACGGCGCTCGCACATTTCGGTCAGTAAAGGGCCCAGTCTTCAGGCCTCTCGTGAAGGCACCATAAGACAGTGACGTCTTTCCATGTTTCAAAGTCATCATTATTCCTTTGGACATCGGTCATAAAATTTCACTTAAAACGCAATATCTATTTGTACTTGCATTTTATTCGAACGCAGTAGTTTACTAGAAATATATGTTGCTACAAATTCTTTTCATTCCTTTCGTTTAAAAAGATGAGAAAATACTTAAGGCAAGTTAGTGCCAAAAAATATTCGTTACTGAAGTATTTGATGTAAATGTTGATTTATGTTTAAGACCTATGCAATAAGAATTGATACTATTTATGCAACTTATTTTTCTAGTAAACCAAATGCTTCTTTGCTTCTTTAAAATCGTGCTTCATTTTTTTTCATAGCCCACTGTATGTAAAACTCATTATGAGTTAGAAACCTCCATGCTGGTATGTCTGTTCGTAAAATATCAGTTTATTAAACATTCAAAGCCATTAACCACCATCATTTAGCAAAGACATCCAGCGTAGATTCTAAACTCGTCAATTCAGGTAGTTAGGCCACTCGTCTTAAATTCTTAATACTTAACAACATTGAATTATGTCCAACTTCAAACAAAGCGTCATAACAGAAAACTTCACAATTAagctaaattaataaataacgtTCAGTAGTCCACCGGAGATTTCTGGAAACATACCTGTAATAGAGTATActgtgtaaataaataagtaaataataactgTATCATTAGATATTTAGAAATTTTATGATATATCTTAAGTACTGATATTGGTTTTCCTTAGATGTTTCCCTTTTTTCCAGAATAGTAGTAGTATCTTATGAAGTTAAAGAAGTGTGGAATTTTGAGTATTGTGGGCTAAAGTCGCAAGTTCATTACCTTcttgaaatggagttaattaagAGATTTGTAATTTAGCTGACTATATGTAGCATCAGGAAGATGAGGTACTTGCACACCCAGCTGCTCAAGTGCATGGCCACTTATTGAATAAATTCCATTCATAATGTGCCCATCAAATTTTGTACTATACAATGTACTGTCAGACTCACCGGTCACACGTCAGAGCGCGAGCCAGGGGTGGTGCTGCAGCGACTCCTTGGAGCGGTCGCCGTAGTCGTAGGTGAGCTCCTCGCCGGGCGCGATGTCCTGCGCGGCCAGCAGCACCAGCCGCGGCCGGTCCACCCACAGCGCCTTCGTGTGCAGGTTGCCGGTGCGCGAGTGGTTCACTAGGCGACCGAGGCGGCCGGATTCTGCTGTTGCGTCGATACTGGAAAGGTCAAGTTGATTACAATCTGTTTTTCACTTAGTCAAAAAAAGAGATGATTAAAggcactgatttaaactttcacgatttttactcaCTATTATTCACAaagacgggacttaatcgcgtaaaattaagtttaaaaatttataaaaccaaattttaCGCGATTTAGTCCCGTCGTTATGAATGATAATGATTAAAGGCagacatttttatacatttattgattaatttaatgcGGTCTTGTCAAGTTTAATCACGTTGTTCAAACAAATTACGAATTGTGTAGGAATAAAGGTCACCTAAATGTTTCACATTATCTGGAGTTTCCCTAACATTTTCATGACTTTTAAAGACTCCCACACAATGTTTATATAAGTTTATTCCTATGCTAAGTGTAtccacgcaaaataggcgcaataatatgacgtcgagttgcggaaatcAAGCCCACGAGTACCTATACCAGGTGTATCCTCCATAgtaaactttacagtatgaccTTTATCCTTCGGCTCCACATCTAAACctagttttttttctaaatattacaATGTTTACAGCCTTTATATTACAAAAGTATCTATATCACAACTACAACTACTTTCACCATAGCAAATCTAGGTCTCCTTCTTCCTTCTGACTATTATATTGGCGAATCTTTAAGGGCCCAAAATGTTTAAAATGGAATTGTCAATCGTATCTTGCTCTCTAGATAGAAGAGGGACAATTGTAGTGAATTCCTGATAACTTTTTTAACGGTATCGATCAACTGTGAACTGTGAGCATATCCTGTGCTCCTCTTTTGTTCTACCCTCCCAGTGATCATGCGTTTTTGTAGTGCACCAGCCATGGCAGCTTAAAATAACTCACCAATACTGTTGGTCCTGCAGTCTGAAGTAGTACATATAGCAGCCGGCCTCCGGGTCCTGCGCGTACATGTGCTCGCGCTCGCGGGCCTCCTGCACGCCCACCAGCTCCCCCGAGTACTCCACCACGAAACTGCCGCGGCAGAAGGGCCGCGTCGCGATTATACCGCGCCCTTTGCCTTCGAAATATGCCACCTGTGACAAAGAATGCAAACTTTAGTAAGTCAAAAGAAGACAGATAATACATTTGTTAAATTTGCCTTACAGTCATTGGTCCTGTAATAATGGATTGCATTTTTTTGTGGACTGAGATAATAAACATTGAGGTCAGATAATGTAAATTTTCACTACTGACGTTCatacacaataaaatatttagtatCTATTGGTCAAGATACAAGATAAGAGAAGTAaagtaacttaaaaaaaataggtcAGTATTACATTTGCAGTAATTAATTCACTGATAAGTGCTCAATTGCTCATTTAGAACAGCACATTGTCTTAATATCATTTCCTATGGTGTTTTAACTGAATAAAACACGATACATACTTACTAATAATTATGCTTTTCAGTAATTATGGTAATTCCTTTACCAAGTTTTGCAATGGCTGTGTTTTGTAATACAAATTTAACTTTTGATTTATAAAAGATGAATATGCATATATTTTACACTAATAGTCAATTTATAATCTATATAATAGGATATCTAGATATAATCCAGATTTTAAgagaatatttaaataaattggcTATGTGAATAATCATAAAAAAGATACTCACCGCCAGCCCATCTTCTCTCTGTTCTCTCACAGCCCGTTCCAAATCTCTCATCTTCTCTGCCATCACACATTTTGAAGTCTTCCTTACACTGCGTCTCACAGGGAAATACTCCGTTAGCTTATGATTTGAATCTCCATTTGTGATTTTAGGTTCTACTTTGACAGTCTTTTCTATATCTTTGGGTGTTGGTGGACGTTCCACCTTAGGACTCTTGAGTTCTTCCTTAAAATATTCTGTTAGTTTGTGGCTTTCTGCGGCACGGGCGGCGGCCCGAGCTGCTCGGGAACGCACACTGAGTCCGTTGGTCATGTTCGTGAACCCGTTACAATTTTTCAGTGGTTTAGATTTAACATcagttttctttatttttggtTCAGATTTCACTTCTACATTCTCAGTCTTAGTGGGTGTGGCAGCTATGATCCTGTAATATAGGAtggaaattaattataattataataatttataaatgtaaGAATTTCATGCAGTCAATAATAATCTAGCTGGCTAGAATAATTTTATTAGCATAGTATAATAGTGTTATAATAAGTTatgattattaaataaataataataaagcctcAGTTACCTGCGC
The window above is part of the Cydia splendana chromosome 19, ilCydSple1.2, whole genome shotgun sequence genome. Proteins encoded here:
- the LOC134800003 gene encoding histone-lysine N-methyltransferase Set8, with amino-acid sequence MVRANTLATQEGVKTPHRIELCEHQPVRPTRTYRKRRIIAATPTKTENVEVKSEPKIKKTDVKSKPLKNCNGFTNMTNGLSVRSRAARAAARAAESHKLTEYFKEELKSPKVERPPTPKDIEKTVKVEPKITNGDSNHKLTEYFPVRRSVRKTSKCVMAEKMRDLERAVREQREDGLAVAYFEGKGRGIIATRPFCRGSFVVEYSGELVGVQEAREREHMYAQDPEAGCYMYYFRLQDQQYCIDATAESGRLGRLVNHSRTGNLHTKALWVDRPRLVLLAAQDIAPGEELTYDYGDRSKESLQHHPWLAL